From the genome of Gammaproteobacteria bacterium, one region includes:
- a CDS encoding conserved hypothetical protein (Evidence 4 : Unknown function but conserved in other organisms): MNTLHLEYENDFYGWIYKNIELLKKRQFAEIDIDILIDELENMAKRDKRELISRFTILIAHLLKWQFQSEQRGGSWQSSIDEQRFKIDKHLEDSPSLKSQITESIKIAYPDARKLAIKETKLASKIFPSECLYSIDQLLDENFYPN, encoded by the coding sequence ATGAATACTTTACATTTGGAATATGAAAATGATTTTTATGGGTGGATCTATAAAAATATTGAGTTACTAAAAAAACGTCAGTTTGCGGAAATTGATATTGATATTCTAATCGATGAATTAGAAAATATGGCTAAACGTGATAAACGGGAGTTAATAAGCAGATTTACCATTCTTATTGCTCATTTGCTTAAATGGCAATTTCAATCAGAGCAGCGTGGTGGTAGCTGGCAAAGTTCTATCGATGAACAACGTTTTAAAATTGACAAGCATTTGGAAGATAGTCCTAGCTTAAAAAGTCAAATCACTGAAAGTATTAAAATAGCTTATCCAGATGCACGAAAGTTGGCTATTAAGGAAACTAAATTAGCTTCAAAAATATTTCCAAGTGAGTGTCTTTATTCTATTGATCAATTGTTGGATGAAAATTTTTATCCTAATTAA
- a CDS encoding Heterodisulfide reductase, with protein sequence MAKKNYSFYPGCSSQKGASASNCTTSINAICDTLNIQLNEIPDWNCCSASIGYAGGGELPRLTLSARNLALSEQHNPGQDVVATCAACWLSTREAKERLAHDPQLFAEANTALKEAGLTLKNKTPPVRHMVEVLIEDFGYDALKAPVKKPLKGIKIAGYVGCQTNRPFGISGESFENPVYLDKLTDAMGATPVENYDKKVACCGGALAFSEPEKSQALIKDIIQAAYDGGADMIVTPCPVCQMNVEVYQGHINKRHGTNFNIPVVYYSTLMAVAYGKSGKEAGLDGQVIRAKQLDEIASR encoded by the coding sequence ATGGCAAAAAAGAATTATTCCTTTTATCCGGGCTGCTCCTCGCAAAAGGGAGCCTCGGCATCGAATTGCACGACTTCCATCAACGCGATTTGCGACACGTTGAATATTCAGCTCAACGAAATCCCCGACTGGAATTGCTGCTCGGCGTCGATTGGATATGCAGGCGGCGGTGAATTGCCCCGTCTGACTTTATCGGCGCGTAATTTGGCGTTGTCCGAGCAACATAATCCCGGCCAGGATGTGGTCGCCACCTGCGCCGCGTGCTGGCTTTCGACGCGGGAAGCCAAGGAACGTCTCGCCCACGATCCGCAATTGTTCGCTGAAGCCAATACGGCATTGAAGGAAGCCGGACTCACCCTCAAGAACAAAACTCCACCGGTGCGGCACATGGTTGAGGTTTTGATTGAGGACTTCGGCTATGACGCCCTCAAGGCACCGGTCAAGAAACCCCTTAAGGGTATCAAGATCGCTGGCTATGTAGGCTGTCAAACCAATCGCCCGTTTGGGATTTCAGGGGAATCCTTCGAAAATCCCGTTTATCTCGATAAACTCACCGACGCGATGGGCGCCACTCCGGTCGAAAATTACGACAAAAAAGTGGCCTGCTGCGGTGGTGCATTGGCTTTCTCCGAACCGGAAAAGAGCCAAGCATTAATCAAGGATATTATCCAGGCCGCCTACGATGGCGGCGCGGATATGATTGTCACCCCTTGTCCGGTATGCCAAATGAACGTCGAGGTGTATCAGGGGCATATCAATAAACGCCACGGGACGAATTTCAATATTCCCGTGGTTTATTATTCAACCCTGATGGCGGTGGCCTACGGAAAATCCGGCAAGGAGGCGGGTCTGGATGGCCAAGTGATTCGCGCCAAGCAGTTGGATGAGATTGCGTCGCGGTAG